A genomic region of Leptolyngbya sp. NIES-2104 contains the following coding sequences:
- a CDS encoding thioredoxin domain-containing protein, which yields MPNRLIEAQSLYLRKHAENPIDWWAWSDAAIEQARRDNKIIFLSVGYSSCHWCTVMEGEAFSDPEIARYLNENYLPIKVDREERPDLDSIYMQALQMMTGQGGWPLNIFLTPADLAPFYGGTYFPIEPKYGKPGFLHVLQTLRGLYDSDRYRLDAVKAEILTNLQNSVLLPNQTLSQERLKDGLEYSTGIISAEMPGTRFPMIPYADAALHAIRFEFDRYNAREVTRNRGLSLALGGIFDHVAGGFHRYTVDSTWTVPHFEKMLYDNGLIVEYLANLWAAGVQEPAFERAIAKTVQWLKREMTAPESYFYAAQDADSFATPEEAEPEEGTFYVWSYEELQNALTSEELTELSEQFAIEPVGNFEGKTVLQRKQSGQLSDTVESALNKLFEIRYGSSIDETFPPARNADEARSIAWTGRIPAVTDTKMIVAWNSLMISGLARSYAVFRDLEALELASQAATFILQNQWINQRFHRINYNGSVEVLAQSEDFAFFVKALLDLHQVTRSIQSDAPENQIDWLAEAIRIQAEFDQYLWSDTLSGYYNTASDASRDLLIRERSYVDNATPSANGIAIANLVRLSLLTENLDYFDRAEQTLQAFASVMEQSPSACPSLFAALDWFRNQTLIRSTVEQIAALETQYLPTTAFMVMETLPENAIALVCQGLSCKEPAKTQEQFTQQIQQSQIRSR from the coding sequence ATGCCAAATCGCTTAATTGAAGCTCAAAGTCTTTACTTACGAAAGCACGCTGAGAATCCGATCGATTGGTGGGCGTGGAGTGATGCGGCGATCGAACAAGCCAGACGTGACAATAAGATTATTTTTCTATCGGTTGGCTATTCGTCTTGTCACTGGTGCACAGTGATGGAAGGAGAGGCATTTTCAGATCCTGAGATTGCTCGATATCTGAATGAGAATTATTTGCCGATAAAAGTCGATCGAGAAGAACGTCCGGATCTCGATAGCATCTATATGCAGGCGCTTCAGATGATGACCGGACAAGGGGGATGGCCCTTAAACATTTTTTTAACGCCGGCTGATTTAGCACCGTTTTATGGAGGAACTTACTTTCCGATCGAGCCAAAGTACGGAAAGCCTGGATTTCTGCATGTCCTACAGACGTTGAGAGGATTGTACGATAGCGATCGCTATCGATTAGATGCGGTGAAAGCTGAAATTCTCACAAACTTACAAAACTCAGTGTTACTCCCCAATCAAACATTGAGTCAGGAACGATTAAAAGACGGTTTGGAATATAGTACGGGAATCATTTCGGCAGAGATGCCGGGAACCCGATTTCCAATGATTCCTTATGCGGATGCGGCGCTTCATGCGATACGGTTTGAATTCGATCGATACAATGCTCGTGAAGTAACCAGAAATCGAGGATTGAGTTTAGCACTAGGTGGCATCTTTGACCATGTTGCGGGTGGATTTCATCGCTACACGGTAGATTCAACTTGGACAGTGCCACACTTTGAAAAGATGCTGTATGACAATGGGCTGATTGTTGAGTATCTTGCAAATCTTTGGGCAGCGGGAGTGCAGGAACCCGCGTTTGAAAGAGCGATCGCGAAAACGGTTCAATGGCTCAAACGCGAAATGACTGCACCAGAGAGCTACTTCTATGCGGCGCAAGATGCAGATAGTTTTGCAACACCGGAAGAAGCAGAACCCGAAGAGGGCACATTCTATGTGTGGAGCTATGAAGAACTACAGAATGCGCTAACTTCTGAAGAATTGACTGAACTATCAGAACAGTTCGCGATCGAGCCAGTCGGTAACTTTGAAGGTAAGACCGTACTTCAGCGCAAACAATCTGGTCAGCTTTCTGATACGGTTGAATCTGCCTTGAATAAACTATTTGAAATCCGATACGGTTCATCGATCGATGAAACTTTCCCACCTGCTCGGAATGCTGATGAGGCGCGATCAATCGCGTGGACAGGTCGAATTCCAGCCGTGACTGATACAAAGATGATTGTCGCTTGGAATAGTTTGATGATTTCGGGACTCGCTCGATCGTATGCCGTTTTCCGAGATTTAGAAGCTTTGGAACTTGCAAGTCAAGCCGCAACATTCATTCTACAAAATCAGTGGATTAATCAACGTTTTCATCGAATTAACTACAACGGTTCGGTTGAAGTACTTGCCCAATCCGAAGATTTTGCTTTCTTTGTCAAAGCCTTGTTAGATTTGCACCAAGTGACTCGAAGCATTCAATCAGATGCGCCAGAGAATCAGATTGATTGGTTAGCAGAAGCAATTCGGATTCAAGCTGAGTTTGATCAGTATCTCTGGAGTGATACCTTAAGTGGGTACTACAATACTGCGAGTGATGCGAGTCGCGATCTACTAATTCGAGAGCGGAGCTATGTAGACAATGCAACCCCTTCTGCAAACGGAATCGCGATCGCGAACTTAGTCCGTCTCTCATTACTCACTGAGAACTTAGATTACTTCGATCGAGCAGAACAAACCTTACAAGCCTTTGCATCAGTGATGGAACAATCCCCGTCTGCTTGTCCCTCATTGTTTGCTGCTTTAGATTGGTTCCGCAATCAAACTTTAATTCGCAGTACGGTTGAGCAGATTGCAGCTTTAGAAACACAGTATTTACCAACGACTGCGTTTATGGTGATGGAGACTTTGCCGGAGAATGCGATCGCGCTTGTGTGTCAAGGTTTAAGCTGTAAAGAGCCAGCGAAGACGCAAGAACAATTCACCCAGCAGATTCAACAAAGTCAAATTAGAAGCCGATAA
- a CDS encoding family 10 glycosylhydrolase, with protein MRRAWIFGLLTVLILTIVPPAFSQSKFTDIQNHWARSCIESLTQKSIIRGFPNNQFRPDDPVTRSQFAAMVVNAFPDQINSPTRNLVQFKDIAANYWAKDAIEKAYRSNFFSGFDDGTFRPELQIPRVQALTALANGLKLKPTIELSNKVFADLQDVPNYAKSAIAATTERQISVSFPNAQRLNPNRVASRGEIAAFLCQALPDTKGLISDRYLPKPELQAREIRGVWLTNIDSDVLFDKARLSNAVSELARLNFNTLYPTVLNWGYTLYPSQVMKQEIGFAVDPRPVAAGLQNRDMLKEMIAEAHQKDMAVIPWFEFGFMAPKESEIAQKHRDWWTQKRDGSVDYEPSALDGKQIPIWFNPLKPEVQQYILNLVSEVVENYDVDGIQFDDHFGLPVSFGYDDYTVNLYKQEHSGKAPPDNAQDAEWMRWRSNKLQAFLTQLFQTVKAKKNNVLISLSPLDLPYAYETFLVDWHKWEQAGLVEEVIPQIYFQGQKFVDRINPNTWETLRAARDHIPTAIGVLSGLSSTPRPIDELQRQVKAVRDQGYDGMSFFFYETLWNKSPEPTEIRKAGWQSLFKQKVQRTSVINR; from the coding sequence ATGCGACGCGCTTGGATTTTCGGACTGCTAACTGTTCTGATTTTGACGATCGTTCCTCCAGCATTTTCTCAGTCAAAATTCACAGATATCCAAAATCATTGGGCGCGATCGTGCATTGAATCTTTGACGCAGAAATCGATTATTCGCGGATTTCCAAACAATCAGTTTCGACCGGATGATCCAGTGACGCGATCGCAGTTCGCCGCAATGGTGGTCAATGCGTTTCCAGATCAAATCAATTCACCGACTCGTAATTTAGTTCAATTCAAAGATATTGCAGCGAATTATTGGGCAAAAGACGCGATCGAGAAAGCTTACCGATCGAACTTCTTTTCTGGTTTTGATGATGGAACATTCCGCCCAGAGTTACAGATTCCAAGAGTACAAGCTTTAACTGCACTCGCAAACGGACTCAAGCTAAAACCGACAATTGAACTATCCAACAAGGTATTTGCTGATCTTCAGGATGTGCCGAACTATGCGAAAAGCGCGATCGCTGCCACAACCGAACGTCAAATTTCAGTCAGTTTTCCCAATGCTCAACGGCTGAATCCAAATCGGGTCGCCAGTCGTGGAGAGATCGCGGCATTTCTTTGTCAGGCGTTACCGGACACGAAAGGATTGATTAGCGATCGCTATCTTCCCAAACCCGAACTACAAGCAAGAGAAATTCGCGGCGTTTGGTTAACGAACATTGATAGTGATGTCCTATTCGATAAAGCTAGATTGAGCAATGCTGTGAGTGAACTTGCACGATTGAACTTTAATACGCTTTATCCAACTGTTCTAAATTGGGGCTACACCCTCTATCCCAGCCAAGTGATGAAGCAGGAAATTGGGTTTGCGGTTGATCCGCGACCTGTTGCCGCAGGACTTCAAAATCGAGACATGCTCAAAGAAATGATTGCAGAAGCGCATCAGAAAGACATGGCTGTGATTCCCTGGTTTGAGTTTGGGTTTATGGCTCCGAAAGAGTCAGAGATTGCACAGAAACATCGAGATTGGTGGACACAGAAACGAGATGGATCAGTCGATTATGAACCTTCTGCGTTAGATGGTAAGCAAATCCCTATTTGGTTTAACCCACTTAAGCCTGAAGTGCAGCAATACATTCTCAACCTCGTGTCTGAAGTGGTCGAAAACTATGATGTTGATGGCATTCAGTTCGATGATCACTTTGGTTTACCGGTGTCGTTTGGCTATGACGATTACACAGTAAATCTTTACAAGCAAGAACATAGCGGAAAAGCTCCACCTGATAATGCTCAGGATGCAGAATGGATGCGATGGCGATCGAATAAATTACAAGCCTTTCTCACACAGCTTTTTCAAACCGTGAAAGCGAAGAAAAACAATGTTCTCATCTCACTTTCGCCGCTCGATTTGCCTTATGCGTATGAAACGTTTTTAGTCGATTGGCACAAGTGGGAACAAGCAGGACTAGTCGAAGAAGTGATTCCGCAGATCTACTTTCAGGGGCAGAAATTTGTCGATCGTATTAACCCCAACACCTGGGAAACATTACGGGCAGCAAGAGATCATATTCCAACTGCGATCGGTGTTCTCAGCGGACTTTCTAGCACACCCCGCCCGATCGATGAACTGCAACGACAAGTCAAAGCCGTTCGCGATCAAGGCTATGATGGCATGTCATTCTTCTTTTATGAAACCTTGTGGAACAAGTCACCTGAACCCACTGAGATTCGGAAAGCAGGATGGCAAAGCTTGTTCAAACAGAAAGTTCAAAGAACTAGCGTGATCAATCGATAA
- the rsmD gene encoding 16S rRNA (guanine(966)-N(2))-methyltransferase RsmD produces MSLRIYGNRSIKTLPGQETRPTLARVREAVFNIWQGSIEQCRWLDLCTGSGSMGAEALCRGASIVIGIEQSTAACRIIEQNWKQVAKPEQSYQVLRGDVVKRLEKLAGQQFDRIYFDPPYDSDLYVLVLSAIASLNLLAPRGELAVEHRPGLTLPELSLTIVREKRYGNTALTFYQAL; encoded by the coding sequence ATGAGCCTCCGAATCTACGGCAATCGATCGATCAAAACGCTTCCAGGACAAGAAACCCGCCCAACTCTAGCGCGAGTTCGCGAAGCCGTATTCAACATTTGGCAAGGCTCGATCGAACAGTGTCGCTGGCTGGATCTTTGTACTGGAAGCGGTTCGATGGGAGCCGAAGCACTTTGTCGAGGCGCTTCGATCGTAATCGGAATCGAACAATCGACCGCTGCCTGTCGCATCATTGAACAAAACTGGAAACAAGTTGCAAAGCCTGAACAGTCTTATCAAGTCTTGCGGGGCGATGTCGTGAAACGGTTGGAAAAACTTGCTGGGCAACAGTTCGATCGCATTTATTTTGATCCGCCATATGACAGTGATTTGTATGTTTTGGTGTTGAGTGCGATCGCATCTCTGAACCTGCTCGCTCCCCGTGGCGAACTCGCAGTCGAACATCGTCCCGGTCTTACCTTGCCTGAATTGTCTTTAACGATTGTTCGCGAAAAACGCTACGGTAACACTGCACTGACGTTCTACCAAGCACTATGA
- a CDS encoding stage II sporulation protein M translates to MMNVNRWIARREPNWKQLDDLLTRIEKRGLRSLSTEEIKNLASLYRSVSADLARARTNQKLVGNTIVQDLQRLTSRGYSQVYQGSRKQEWKNAIEFYKWGLPEVVQETIAYSAIATGLFLLGGLIAWWFSWRDPQFLEMVVPEHLIRTVRDEGKLWMGSILGSEPTAASQIMTNNLSVTFRAAAGGMTLGIYTIVILFLNGLLIGSVGTLVAQNNLAFPFWAFVFPHGSLELPAIFFSGGAGLLIARGILFPGQYRRIDAIKVYSLKAAQLMFGVIPMLVIAGVIEGFFSPSPIVPAPLKYFAGIGLFVALVRYCSRKRTTQSA, encoded by the coding sequence ATGATGAACGTAAACCGCTGGATTGCTCGACGAGAGCCAAATTGGAAACAGTTAGACGATTTACTCACCCGAATCGAAAAGCGCGGCTTACGATCGCTCTCCACCGAAGAGATTAAAAATCTTGCCAGCCTGTACCGCTCCGTGTCTGCGGATCTTGCTAGAGCACGAACGAATCAGAAATTAGTCGGAAATACGATCGTGCAAGATCTTCAGCGGTTGACTTCTCGCGGATACAGTCAGGTTTACCAAGGATCGCGCAAACAAGAATGGAAAAACGCGATCGAGTTTTACAAATGGGGCTTACCGGAAGTCGTTCAGGAAACCATTGCTTATAGCGCGATCGCAACTGGATTATTTCTGCTCGGTGGCTTGATTGCGTGGTGGTTTTCGTGGCGTGACCCGCAATTTCTTGAAATGGTTGTACCGGAGCATCTGATCCGAACGGTGCGCGATGAAGGGAAACTCTGGATGGGGTCGATTTTGGGCAGTGAACCGACTGCGGCGAGTCAGATTATGACCAATAATTTGAGTGTGACGTTTCGAGCAGCAGCCGGAGGAATGACGCTGGGAATTTATACGATCGTCATTCTGTTTCTCAATGGTTTGCTAATTGGAAGCGTTGGAACTTTAGTTGCTCAGAACAATCTCGCGTTTCCCTTTTGGGCGTTTGTATTTCCGCATGGATCGTTAGAGCTGCCAGCGATTTTCTTTTCGGGTGGTGCAGGATTGTTAATTGCACGCGGAATTCTGTTTCCAGGACAGTATCGCCGTATTGATGCGATTAAAGTGTATAGCTTGAAAGCTGCACAATTAATGTTTGGTGTGATTCCGATGCTTGTAATTGCAGGCGTGATTGAAGGATTTTTCTCGCCGAGTCCGATCGTTCCCGCTCCCTTGAAGTATTTTGCTGGGATCGGGTTGTTCGTTGCACTGGTGCGATATTGCAGTCGAAAACGGACTACTCAATCAGCTTGA
- a CDS encoding LapA family protein yields MSLVRFVLLSAIAGFLVIFALSNWGVSMPLVFLGVPSPALPLPVWILGAIALGAATTFVITAMFGLARFTARRSERKTVRQATPTNSYAYAETPRETRSSANEDDWFGGDDDDWTSEPKDKPKRDFEARQAPTSETRSGSTYSYTYREAPEPKQPDVVDADYRVIRPPVRKLDEDE; encoded by the coding sequence ATGTCTCTTGTGCGTTTTGTTTTGCTGAGTGCGATCGCTGGTTTTCTCGTCATTTTTGCGCTCTCAAACTGGGGCGTATCGATGCCGCTCGTGTTCCTCGGTGTTCCGTCGCCTGCACTTCCGCTGCCGGTGTGGATTTTGGGCGCGATCGCCCTTGGTGCTGCCACAACTTTCGTGATTACCGCTATGTTTGGATTAGCACGATTTACTGCCCGTCGATCGGAGCGTAAAACGGTTCGCCAAGCGACCCCGACAAATAGTTATGCTTACGCAGAAACGCCTCGTGAAACCCGCTCTAGTGCCAATGAGGATGACTGGTTTGGCGGTGATGATGACGATTGGACAAGTGAGCCAAAAGATAAGCCCAAACGCGATTTTGAAGCGAGACAAGCACCGACATCAGAAACGCGATCGGGTTCTACTTATTCCTATACGTATCGCGAAGCACCAGAGCCAAAACAGCCCGATGTCGTCGATGCAGACTACCGCGTGATTCGCCCTCCGGTACGGAAATTGGATGAGGATGAATAG
- the hisH gene encoding imidazole glycerol phosphate synthase subunit HisH: MPTIAVVDYDMGNLHSACKGLDNAGAITLVTDSAKEIEQADAVVLPGVGAFDPAVQHLRSRDLVQPIKDAIDSGKPFLGICLGLQILFESSEEGQEPGLGIVPGTVKRFQPESGLTIPHMGWNQLEFTQPDCSLWQNLGTDPWVYFVHSYYVEPTDPNIRAATITHGTQTVTAAIARRNLMAVQFHPEKSSTAGLQLLSNFVQLVNQRQLTNV, from the coding sequence ATGCCAACGATCGCTGTTGTCGATTATGACATGGGGAATTTGCACTCTGCTTGTAAGGGACTCGACAATGCAGGCGCGATTACTCTTGTAACGGATTCGGCAAAAGAAATTGAACAAGCGGATGCTGTGGTGCTTCCGGGTGTGGGAGCGTTCGATCCAGCCGTTCAACATCTGCGATCGCGTGACCTCGTTCAACCGATCAAAGATGCGATCGACAGTGGGAAACCATTTTTAGGAATCTGTTTAGGCTTACAAATCCTGTTTGAATCGAGCGAAGAAGGTCAAGAACCCGGTTTAGGCATTGTTCCCGGAACCGTCAAACGCTTTCAGCCTGAGTCTGGATTAACGATTCCTCATATGGGTTGGAATCAACTTGAATTCACTCAGCCCGATTGTTCTCTCTGGCAAAACTTAGGAACTGATCCTTGGGTGTATTTTGTGCACTCCTACTACGTCGAGCCAACTGATCCGAACATTCGAGCCGCAACGATTACACATGGAACTCAGACCGTGACAGCCGCGATCGCTCGTCGAAATCTCATGGCGGTTCAGTTCCACCCAGAAAAATCTTCAACTGCTGGATTGCAGCTTTTATCGAACTTTGTTCAGTTGGTGAATCAGCGCCAGTTAACAAACGTATGA
- a CDS encoding peptidase C15 has translation MKILLTSFTTWLEHHRSNASDDLLEAIVDHVSPECHFLRLLPVDFELAPKIAIRKINELQPEMTICCGMAESRQKLSIESNGKFQSDILRSRLDLTQLIESTNITEISHDAGNFVCNYVYYCVLKHLENLNQQCLFVHVPVLTSANQEMIVQDFLTILDQVTKYK, from the coding sequence ATGAAAATCTTACTAACTTCATTTACAACTTGGCTGGAACATCATCGATCGAATGCGTCGGATGATTTGCTTGAAGCAATTGTCGATCATGTTTCCCCGGAGTGTCACTTTCTCAGATTGCTTCCAGTCGATTTTGAACTGGCTCCAAAAATTGCGATCAGGAAAATTAACGAACTTCAGCCAGAGATGACGATCTGTTGTGGTATGGCAGAATCGCGGCAAAAACTGTCGATCGAATCGAATGGGAAATTTCAGAGTGATATTCTGCGATCGCGTCTTGATTTAACCCAGCTAATCGAATCAACCAACATCACAGAAATTAGTCACGATGCTGGAAATTTCGTGTGTAATTATGTTTACTACTGCGTTCTCAAACATTTGGAGAATTTGAATCAGCAATGTTTGTTCGTTCATGTTCCAGTGTTGACTTCAGCGAATCAAGAAATGATTGTTCAGGACTTTTTGACCATTCTCGATCAAGTAACAAAATACAAATAA
- a CDS encoding iron uptake porin yields MKPGSLTCFAALVASSIVLAPASLRAAELSASKPTSEVTPKLAQAVSDTFTLPSVEVTTTQKSTDTAKDSTPKLAQTAPVTIAQQVPDVTPVVPANPQLTDSSGQVTSVSQLSDVRPTDWAFQALQSLVERYGCIAGYPDRTYRGNRALTRFEFAAGLNACLDRVSELIAASTADLVKKEDLATLQRLQQEFATELATIRGRVDALESRTTTLERQQFSTTTKLQGEVIVGAISVLGGDNAVTSTEAERNPTLSYRVRLNLNTSFTGRDLLTTRLQANNVVPLGETTQDATSPTGIRGLGVLGTNMGRVEFDGDSGSAVGLALLRYRFPLTDSTDVYLAGTGNGFVDLDASSQLNPYFDGGAVSLFALRNPIYNYSFGAGVGIRQRIGTAAEINLGYLTPTANNPANRNGLFNGQYGALAQLILNLSPTSRIGFTYINAYAPFGADLQPDDPFNLSATGSNLANSNFGSPVSINAYGISGTFQISPKFAIGGWVGYANHNYIGQGRGDVWNWAVTLAFPDLFKRGNLGGLFVGQEPKLSRSDLGFRDRDTSLHLEAFYRYRINDNIAITPGVIWITNPDYNTANRDAVIGVIRTVFAF; encoded by the coding sequence ATGAAACCTGGTTCATTGACCTGTTTTGCTGCATTGGTAGCAAGTTCGATCGTGCTTGCACCCGCAAGCCTCCGCGCTGCTGAATTATCTGCTTCCAAGCCCACTTCAGAAGTGACTCCTAAACTGGCTCAAGCCGTTTCCGATACATTCACGCTCCCTTCAGTAGAAGTAACCACAACACAAAAATCGACTGACACTGCAAAAGATTCGACACCGAAGCTTGCTCAAACTGCTCCAGTTACGATCGCGCAACAAGTCCCCGATGTTACTCCAGTCGTACCTGCAAATCCACAACTTACGGATAGCTCAGGACAAGTCACTTCGGTTTCGCAGCTTTCAGATGTTCGTCCCACGGATTGGGCATTTCAGGCGCTGCAATCGTTGGTAGAGCGGTATGGCTGTATTGCGGGATATCCCGATCGCACCTATCGCGGGAATCGGGCACTGACGCGGTTTGAGTTTGCTGCGGGATTAAATGCGTGTCTCGATCGAGTGAGTGAACTGATCGCTGCTTCCACGGCTGATTTAGTGAAAAAAGAAGACTTAGCAACCTTGCAGCGACTTCAGCAAGAATTTGCAACGGAACTGGCAACGATTCGCGGTCGGGTGGATGCGTTGGAATCCAGAACAACCACGTTAGAGCGACAACAGTTCTCGACTACAACGAAATTGCAAGGTGAAGTCATTGTTGGGGCAATCAGTGTTCTTGGGGGCGATAACGCAGTCACGAGTACTGAGGCTGAACGCAATCCAACGCTCTCTTATCGGGTGCGATTGAACCTGAACACGAGCTTCACGGGTCGAGACTTATTAACCACACGACTTCAGGCAAACAATGTTGTACCGCTCGGAGAAACGACGCAAGATGCGACGAGTCCGACGGGGATTCGCGGCTTGGGCGTGTTGGGCACGAACATGGGACGGGTCGAGTTTGACGGAGATAGCGGCAGCGCAGTTGGATTGGCACTGTTACGCTATCGATTCCCGCTCACGGATAGTACTGATGTGTACTTGGCAGGAACCGGAAACGGTTTTGTAGACTTGGATGCGTCGTCTCAGTTGAACCCTTACTTTGATGGGGGTGCGGTTTCACTGTTTGCTTTGCGGAACCCGATTTATAACTATTCGTTCGGGGCGGGGGTTGGCATTCGGCAACGAATCGGAACGGCAGCAGAAATCAACTTGGGTTACTTAACACCGACTGCAAACAATCCCGCAAATCGAAATGGATTGTTTAATGGTCAGTATGGCGCGTTGGCGCAGTTGATTTTGAATCTGAGTCCGACTTCTCGGATTGGCTTTACTTACATCAATGCTTACGCGCCGTTTGGTGCAGACCTGCAACCCGATGATCCGTTTAACTTGAGTGCAACGGGAAGTAACCTGGCAAATAGTAACTTCGGTAGTCCAGTTAGCATTAATGCGTATGGTATTTCTGGGACGTTCCAGATTTCTCCGAAGTTTGCGATCGGCGGTTGGGTAGGTTATGCGAATCATAACTATATCGGTCAAGGTCGCGGGGACGTGTGGAACTGGGCAGTGACGCTGGCATTCCCCGATTTGTTCAAGCGGGGTAACTTGGGTGGACTGTTTGTGGGACAAGAGCCGAAGCTGAGTCGGAGTGATTTGGGCTTTCGCGATCGCGATACTTCTTTACATCTGGAAGCATTTTATCGCTATCGCATCAATGACAACATCGCTATCACACCGGGCGTGATTTGGATTACGAATCCTGATTACAATACAGCTAACCGTGATGCAGTCATCGGAGTGATTAGAACCGTATTTGCGTTCTAA
- the clpP gene encoding ATP-dependent Clp endopeptidase proteolytic subunit ClpP, translated as MIPTVIETSGRGERAFDIYSRLLRERIVFLGSAIDSDVANLVVAQLLFLEAEDPDKDIYLYINSPGGSVSAGMGIFDTIKQIRPEVSTICVGFAASMGAFLLSAGTKGKRMSLPHSRIMIHQPLGGAQGQATDIEIQAREILYLKQRLNSFLADHTGQPLERIERDTERDFFMSAEEAKEYGLVDQVIDRRPSAVRPAVVK; from the coding sequence ATGATTCCTACCGTTATTGAAACTTCCGGACGGGGCGAACGCGCCTTTGATATCTACTCCCGACTGTTGCGGGAACGAATCGTGTTCCTCGGTAGCGCGATCGATTCCGATGTCGCAAACCTCGTCGTGGCGCAATTGCTTTTCCTTGAAGCGGAAGACCCCGACAAAGATATCTATCTCTACATCAATTCGCCAGGTGGCTCGGTGTCGGCTGGCATGGGCATCTTTGACACAATCAAGCAGATTCGCCCAGAGGTGTCTACGATTTGTGTCGGATTCGCTGCGAGTATGGGCGCTTTCTTACTGAGTGCTGGAACAAAAGGCAAACGGATGAGCTTGCCCCATTCGCGGATTATGATTCACCAGCCGCTAGGTGGCGCACAAGGACAGGCAACCGATATCGAAATTCAAGCAAGAGAAATTCTCTACTTGAAACAGCGATTAAATTCGTTCTTGGCAGACCACACCGGACAGCCGTTAGAGCGGATCGAACGAGATACCGAGCGGGATTTCTTCATGTCGGCAGAAGAAGCGAAGGAGTATGGATTGGTTGATCAAGTGATCGATCGTCGTCCCTCTGCGGTGCGTCCTGCGGTGGTGAAATAA
- a CDS encoding shikimate kinase — protein MLNGVSVFLIGMMGVGKTTIGQLLAKQLDYEFLDVDQFIEQATGQTVSTIFAESGEAIFRQLETATLSQVSARLRRVVATGGGIVLAQENWSYLRHGVIIWLDVPVEQLKARLSQDTTRPLLQSQDLTARLTQLSEERRSRYAQADIHIQVLPDETPEQITARIMNAIALECEKKRQIDNSIRRLNEEMPFQANS, from the coding sequence ATGCTAAACGGAGTGAGTGTGTTCTTGATCGGCATGATGGGTGTCGGAAAAACCACGATCGGGCAATTGTTAGCAAAACAACTCGATTATGAGTTTCTCGATGTCGATCAATTTATCGAGCAAGCAACTGGACAAACGGTTTCGACAATTTTTGCAGAGTCAGGAGAAGCGATCTTCCGGCAATTAGAGACCGCAACCCTTTCTCAGGTGTCTGCTCGATTACGGCGCGTTGTGGCGACAGGTGGCGGTATTGTGCTGGCTCAAGAGAATTGGAGCTATCTCAGGCACGGTGTGATCATATGGCTAGATGTACCCGTAGAGCAGTTAAAAGCGCGATTAAGCCAAGATACGACCCGACCCTTGTTGCAGAGTCAGGATTTGACGGCTCGATTGACGCAACTTTCAGAAGAACGTCGATCGCGTTATGCCCAAGCAGATATCCATATTCAAGTGCTGCCGGACGAAACCCCGGAGCAGATCACCGCAAGAATTATGAATGCGATCGCGCTTGAGTGCGAGAAAAAGCGCCAGATCGACAATTCGATTCGGCGCTTGAATGAAGAAATGCCATTTCAGGCGAATTCTTGA
- a CDS encoding SH3 domain-containing protein, whose protein sequence is MKALTQKATILMLGVFLNVAGIGALMPHSASAQRVCQTYRVTRNFGLYVYVNGGKRIIATLPYNQIVGVIGLSDGGDWAKIRYLRVDGRYGEGWVSSQFLTCFQN, encoded by the coding sequence ATGAAAGCACTCACTCAAAAAGCAACCATCTTAATGCTCGGTGTATTTCTAAATGTGGCTGGAATTGGTGCATTGATGCCGCATTCCGCTTCGGCTCAACGAGTCTGCCAAACCTACCGAGTGACACGCAATTTCGGATTGTATGTTTATGTCAATGGCGGTAAGCGCATCATTGCAACGCTTCCCTACAACCAAATTGTTGGGGTCATTGGACTGAGCGATGGCGGGGACTGGGCGAAGATTCGCTATTTGCGGGTCGATGGACGTTATGGAGAAGGATGGGTTTCTTCGCAATTCCTGACCTGTTTCCAAAATTAG